The DNA sequence AGGTCGATGCCGAGCTGGCTGGCGATCGCCTCCACCTCATGCGCGGGGGGTGCATATTCGCCCGCCAGCGCGAAATCGTGCAGGGTGGCGAAGCTGCTGACGTCCGGGTCCTGCTCCAGCATGATAACGCGCGCGCCCGGACGAACCGATCGCGTGCCTTCGTCAGGCTCGATCTGCGCCGCGATCAGCTTCAGCAGCGTGGTCTTGCCCGCGCCGTTGCGACCGATCAGTGCCAGACGGTCACGATCGCCGACAAAAATGTCGAGATGACGGAAAAGCCAATGGCTTCCTTGGCTGAGACCAAGATTTTCGAAGGAGAATATAGGTGCGGCCATGGCCGTGCAGCTAGGACTTCCAGCGCGCCGGGGCAAGAGCGGGTGGAACCGGATGCTGTCTGACGGCTTTCAACGCCTGTCAGCGTCCATTCATCGCAGCCGTTACAAACGGGCTGCATAGCTTTTCAAGGAGATACGCTCATGAAGTCAGCCCTGGCCCTGATGGCGGCCGCCGCTGCTGTATCGATTCCCGCCATGGCGGTCGCGCAGACCAACGTGACCATCGCCGAGACCGCTCCTGTCGTGACGCTCAATGTTACCGAGACGGTCGAGGCGGCGCCGGATCAGGTCGTGGTCGGCACGGGCGTTCAAACACGCGCGCCCACAGCCGCACAGGCTATGCGCGACAATGCGGTGAAGATGGACCGGCTGATCGCCACTCTTGCCAAAGCCGGGATTCCAAAGAAGGACATTCAGACGAGCGGCATCAATCTCAGCGCCCAATATGACTATAGCAATCAGAATGGTCAGCCTGCCGGACCTCGTTTCATTGGTTATGAAGCGTCGAACCAGCTGACGATCAAGCTGCGGGACATCAAGAAGACGGGGCAACTGCTCGACACGTTGGTTGAGGCGGGCGCGACCAATGTGAATGGTCCGTCCTTCTCCATTGAGGACCCCACCCCGATGCTGGCCCAGGCGCGCGGCGCTGCGTTGAAGAGCGCCAAGGCGCAGGCGGATTTCTATTCGCAGGCCGCGGGCTATCGTACCGCGCGGCTCATCTCCATCGCCGAGAGCAATAGCGGCGGCCGTCCGCCGATGCCGATGATGACGGCCCGCTTCAAGGCCGACGCGGCGGAGGCGACGCCGGTGGAACCGGGTCAGGTCGGATCGTCGGTGACGCTGACCGTCCAATATGCGCTGGAGCGCTGACCGGCACCTGTCACCGCGCTGACGCCACCATTCACCACCTGTTCAATGCTTGTCGCCTATGGCATGCCACATGACGATGAAGCTTAGCAGCCTGATTGCGGGTATGACCGCCATCGCCGCGATGGTGGCCATACCCTCCTACGCTGAGGCCGGTCAGCGTGGCGAGCAGGACGCAGCGCGCCGGGCTATGCTGGACGGGCAGACCATGCCATTTTCCCTCATCAAACGGCGCGTAGATGCCGCGATGGGGGGAGCGACCTACCTTGGCGCGGAATTCAATCCATCCTCCAACCGTTATCGCCTGAAATATGTGAAGGACGGCAAGGTGGTTTGGGTTGATGCGGACGGGCGCACAGGCGATATAACCGGCTGGGCGCACTGACGCGCCAATGGGCAAAATACAAAGAAACGGAGCCATATGCGTCTGCTGATCGTCGAAGATGAACCAAGCCTAGGGCAACAGCTCCGTAATACGCTGGAGGGCGCAGGCTATGCGGTCGACCTCGCTACCGACGGCGAGGATGGCCATTTCCTGGGCACGACGGAAAGCTATGATGCCGTGGTCCTCGATCTTGGCCTGCCCACGATCGACGGACTGACGGTGCTGGACCGCTGGCGCAAGGAGGGGCGAAGCTTCCCGGTGCTGGTACTGACCGCGCGGGACAGCTGGTCGGACAAGGTCGCGGGGCTGGATGCAGGCGCGGACGATTACCTGGCCAAGCCGTTCCAAAGCGAAGAGTTGATCGCGCGGTTGCGCGCCCTTATCCGCCGCGCTTCGGGCAATGCGTCGAGCGAACTGATCGCGGGCGACGTCCGGCTGGACACCCGATCGGGCAAGGTCACGCTAAAGGGCGAGCCGGTAAAATTGACCGCGCAGGAATATAAGCTGCTGTCCTACCTTCTCCACCACAAGGGCAAGGTCGTCAGCCGCACCGAGTTGATCGAGCATATCTACGATCAGGATTTCGACCGCGATTCCAACACGATCGAAGTGTTCGTTACCCGCATCCGCAAGAAGCTGGGCGCGGACGTCATCACGACGATACGTGGTCTTGGCTACAGCCTGGACGAGCCGGGACGCTGATCATTTGGATAGTTCGAATGAGGGACCTGCCTCGTTCGAATGTCAACACCCTCCATTTCCCTTCAAGAAGCTAAAGCCCTGCGACAAGCTAAGGGCGAACGGAGACGGAGGTTCTGGCAGCACCAATGACCGAACCCACCGCCTCTCTCCCGGTTCATTCCACCGGATCGATCAGTCGACGAATGATCGGCATCGCGGCGCTGTGGATCAGCATCCTGCTGCTGGGTGGCGGACTGGCACTCGACCGTGTGCTGTCGCAGGCGATAACACGCAATTTCGATGACGGGCTCAACTATGTGCTGACGGCGATGATCGCTTCGGCCGAGATTGGACCGGATGGCGAAGTGCTGTTCAACCGTCCGCTTGCCGATCAGCGCTTTCTGGAGCCCAATAGCGGCCTTTATTACCAGATCAGCGCCAAGGGACATGAGGACTGGCGTTCCCGATCGCTGTGGGATCGGGCGCTTAGGGTGTTGCCCGAGCATGATGACCGCAGTTTCCACGCCTATGATAGCAAGCAGTTTCCGGGCGAGGACTTGCGGATCATGGAGCGGACCATCGTTCTGCCCGGTTCGGATACGCGCTGGATGTTCATGGTCGCGGCTGCCCGTGCCGGTCTGGACGACCAGATCACCACATTGCGGTCCACACTGACCCAGAGTTTTGCCCTGCTCGCGCTCGGGCTTATCGTGCTTACCACGCTTCAGACCCTTTACGGGCTGCAGCCACTGCGCCGGGTGCGCAAGGAAATCGTCAGGATGCGAGCTGGCGAAAAGAACCGCGTCACCGAACCGATGCCGTCCGAAGTGCTACCCATGGTAGAGGAACTGAACGCCCTTCTCGCCCATAATGAGCGGCAGGCGGAAGAGGCGCGAACCCATGCCGGCAATCTGGCCCACGCGCTGAAGACGCCGCTGACCGTCATCATGAACGCCGCGACCGCGCAATCGGCAGACCTTGGGGAAACCGTCATTCGGGAAGCGACGACGATGCGCAGGCAGGTCGATCACCATCTGGCGCGCGCCCGCGCGGTTGGGCGGCGTGGCGCGGCGCAGAGCCGGGCGGAAGTATGGACAAGCCTGCAAGCGGTCGAGCGCGCCGTCCAGCGCCTCTATCCCGAAGCGCGGATCGACATGGATGGCGACAAGGAGGCGGCCGTCAGGGTGGAGCGTCAGGACCTGGACGAGATGCTGGGCAACCTTATCGAAAATGCGGCAAAATATGGTGGCGGCAGTGTGTTCGCCACGGTTGGCCGCGCCGGATCCATGGTCGAGATACTGGTCGAGGATGACGGCCTGGGTATCCCGCAGGAGGAACGTACCCGCATTTTCGACCGTGGCGTCCGGCTGGATTCCGGAAAGCCGGGCACTGGCCTTGGTCTGGCAATCGTGCGCGACGTCGCGGAAATCTATGGCGGATCGGTGGCGATGGAGGAAAGTGAAGATTTAGGCGGGCTGATGGTACGGCTGCGACTGCCCGCCGCCTGATGAGGCGGGCGCTTTATCTTGCGGCGGGATTTATTTCGCTGGGCCTTGGCGCTCTGGGCATTGCCCTTCCCCTGCTGCCCACGGTGCCCTTCATGATATTGGCGGCATTCTGCTTCGCCCGGTCAAGCCCGGCACTGGAAGCCAGGCTGCTCGATCATCAGCATTTCGGGCCACATATCCGCCGTTGGCGCGACAAGGGCGCGATAAGTCGCCGGGGAAAGAAGGCGGCGCTTGCGGCATTCACGTTCAGCGCAGTGCTCGCGCTGTTCCTGGTGCCTTTCCCTTGGTTCCTGATTCCAGTGGCGGCCGCACTAATTGGCGGAACATGGATATGGTCGCGACCGGAGGGCGACGCTTAACTCTCGGTCAGTTCATCGCCAGGATCATGTTGCGGACCTGCGGGAAGACTTCCTTCTCCCACTTGCTACCGGAAAACACGCCATAATGACCGGCGCCGATTTGCAGGTGATGGCGTTTCAGGTGAGGCCGCAATCCCGTGCAAAGCGCGTGCGCCGCCGCCGTTTGCCCGACCGCGCAAATATCGTCCTTTTCCCCTTCGACCGTCAGCAGGGCGGTCTTGCGAATGGCGCCCGGATTGACGAGTCGACCGCGATGCCTGAGTTCGCCTTTCGCGAGCAGAGTACGCTGAAACACGCGCTCTACCGTCTCCAGGTAAAATTCGGCGGTCATGTCCAGAACCGCGAAATATTCCTGATAGAAATCCTTGATCTTCTCGGCCTCTTCTTCCTTCCCGTCCGCCAGCAGTTGATACAGCTCGCGATGTTGGGCGCCGTGGCGTTCCAGGTTCATCGACAGGAAGGCGGACAGTTGCAGGAAGCCCGGATAGACCCGCCGACCGGCACCGCGATAACGCATCGGCACGGAAGTGATGAGTTGCCTTTCGAACCACTCGATTGGCCGCTCGTTGGACAGTTCGTTCACGACGGTCGGCGCCGCACGCGGGTCGATCGGGCCGCCCATCAGCGTCATGGATCGTGGTGTCGCGGCATCGCCATCTTCGGCCATCAGTGCGACGGCGGCAAAGGCCGGTACGCAGGGCTGGCAAACGGACAGCATGTGTGCGCCCGGGCCAAGCTCCTGCATGAAGGTGATCACATAATCGACATAATCGTCAAAACCGAAGCGCCCTGCCGACAAGGGAACATCGCGCGCGTTCTTCCAATCGGTGATGTAGACATCATGATCGCGCAGCAAGGTCCGCACGGTGCTGCGCAGCAGGGTCGAAAAATGGCCTGACATCGGCGCCACGAGCAGCACGCGCGGCTGCTCCGTTTCCACGTCATCCTTCGCGAAGTGGAGCAGGTTGCCGAAGGGCAGGTCGAGCATCACTTCTTCCCGCACCGCAACAAGAGCATTGCCGCTACGGACTTCGTTGACGCCATAGGCGGGACGCTTGTGCGTGAGTCGGGCACCCTGGAATACATCCATCAACGCGAACATGCGGCGGGGCATCGGCCAATCGGCCATCGGACCCATCTTATCACGGAGATTCAAGGCCAGTTCCGCGCCGAAACGCGCCGGAGCCAGCATGTCTTCCAGAGCCTGATAGCCACTATACAGCATCGTCATAGTATGAACGGCGCCCCAAAATGTTCCCCCGGCCGATTCGGCCGCCACCGTTCGTTATACTGATTTTTGCGTATTGCGCTGCATCATGTTTGATGGAAAACTATAAACATCGGGAGGATCGTCATGGCCGTTGCGGAATTGACCATATCGAGCAAGATCTATTCCTCTTGGTCGCTGCGGGGCTGGCTGCTGTGCCGCCTTGCCGGGCTACGCGTCACCGAGAAGATGGTGGCGCTGGAAAATCTGGAAAACCGCGCTGAGCTTTTGCTGCTGACGCCTTCCGTGCTGGTGCCGCGCCTAACTCACGAGGGCGCGAGCGTTTGGGACACGCTGGCCATCGCGGAATATCTGCATGAACTATATCCGAACGCAGGCATGTACCCCAAGGATCGCATCGCGCGCGCCCATTGCCGTTCGATATCGGGTGAGATCCATTCCGGTTTCGCCAACCTGCGGTCGGCCCTGCCGATGAACCTGAAAGTCCGGCACAAGAAATTCCCGATCTTTTCAGGCGCCAAGCCGGATATTGAGCGGGTCGAGGCGATCTGGACCGAATGCCTTGGCTCCTACGGCGGGCCCTGGCTGTTTGGCGACAGCCCCACGGTGGCGGACGCCATGTTCGCGCCCGTCGTGCAACGGTTCCTGACCTATGCCGTGGCGTTGCAAGGCCCCGCAGCCGCCTATTGCGACACGGTCAACAGCTGGGACCTGATGCGCGAGTGGATCGACGATGCCCGGAAAGAGCCGGATGAGGTCGAGGAACTGGACGTCGAATTCTAAATTCCGGCCCAGCCCGTCAGCCGCTTAACTTCGCCAGCCAATCGCCGATCATCGCACGGCCCGCTGCGACCGCGCCCGGCCCATGTTCATCATGATCACGCCGCAGGGCCACGCCGCACTGTTTGGCGATGTCCAGATCGGCCCAGAAATGGGTCAACCAATCCTCGAAGCGCGGGTCCTCGCCCATCTCGGCATGGAATTGCAGCGCCAGCAGATTGCGGCCCCGGCGGAACGCTTGGTGCGCGTACGCTTTGGTTGAGGCCAGCAGTTCAACGCCGCGCGGCAACTCGAACGTATCGCTATGCCAGTGCAGCACTGGCACGTCCTGAATATGCCGCAAAGGCGAATCCGCGCCAGCGCCGTGCAGCGCGACAGGTGCGAAGCCGAGTTCCATCACCTCACCCGGATAAACGCGCGCACCGAGCGCCGCCGCGATCATCTGGCTGCCCAGGCAGACGCCCAGCGTTGGCAGGTCCTGCTCCAACCGTGCGGCGAGCTTGTCGATCTGCACCGGGATCCAGGGATGAATGTCATGCTCATAAACGCCCATCGGGCCGCCCATCATGATCAGCAGATCGGGCGTACACAAATCCACATGGGCGAATTCGGGGCTGGCGACATCGATCCGCTCAATCTCATAGCCAGCCGCCTCGATCGGCTGGAGAAAACCGGCCGCTCCCTCTCGCGGCACATGACGGACGATCAGTGCTTTTTTCATTGCTGATGAGATGCCTAATAGATCAAACGCGCGCCCGCCACCCCAGCCTTTCTTGAGGAGGCGATAACCCTCCTATCGGCCATCCGCCGTCTTGCCGCGCCAGATCCGCCACAGAGCCGTAAAACCGATAGCGCTCCAGATGATGTTGAGCACCATGGAAGGGATGGCGCCATGCCACCAGGTGTTGAGCACGAAGAATGCTGCGCCGAGCGCGTTCATCCACTGAAAAACCGCTGAACTGCCCGACAATCGCCCCGCCGAGACCAGGATGTAGGCGCCCAGAACGAGAAGCGCGCCGAGCCAGCCGACGAGTTCGATGAAAATTGTCATGCCGACCCTCCGGCGGAACCCTTATCAGCGACTTGGCGAAGGTTGAACGATTTTCGCGCAGAGGCGCAGAGGACGCAGAGGACGCAGAGGACGCAGAGACGCAACGGAATGCGGCAAGTGAGCGTCTGGAAAGAAGGGTGAGCCGGTAAGCTCGAACATTCTCTGCGGCTTCTGCGCCTCTGCGCGAACGATCTTCTGACAAACAAAAGGCTCCCTCCTTACGGAGAGAGCCTTCCTTCTTAGCAATTCTCGTAGTTGATCAGGCAGCCAGCTTACGCAGGACGTACTGCAGGATGCCGCCGTTCATGAAATATTCCAGCTCGTTGACGGTATCGATCCGGCAGAGCGCGGTGAAGGTGAAGGTCGAACCGTCGGCGCGCTTGACGATCACGTCCACATCCTGACGGGGCTTGAGGCCAGCGACATTCTGGATGGTGAAGGTTTCATCGCCGGTGAAGCCGAACGTGTCCTTGCTCTCGCCATTCTTGAACTGGAGCGGCAGCACGCCCATGCCGACCAGATTCGAACGGTGGATACGCTCGAAGCTTTCGACGATCACGGCGCGAACGCCGAGCAGGTTGGTGCCCTTCGCGGCCCAGTCGCGCGACGATCCAGTGCCATATTCCTTACCGCCGATGACGACCAGCGGAGTGCCGTCGGCCTTGTGCTTCATCGCCGCGTCGTAGATCGGCATGACTTCACCGTCATAGCGGGTCATGCCGCCTTCGACGCCGTCCAGCATCAGGTTCTTGATGCGGATATTGGCGAAGGTGCCGCGCATCATCACTTCATGATGACCGCGACGCGCGCCGTAGCTGTTGAAGTCAGCCTGAGCCACCTGATGCTCGCTCAGCCACTTGCCAGCGGGGCTGGTCGCCTTGATCGAACCGGCGGGCGAGATGTGGTCGGTGGTGATCGAGTCGCCGAAGATCGCGAGCGGCTTGGCCTCGACAATGTCGGTGACCGGCGCCGGGGTCATGCTCAGCCCCTCGAAATAGGGCGGGTTGGCGACATAGGTCGAACCGGCCTGCCAGCTATAGGTGGCCGAACCCGTGACGTCGATCGCCTGCCAGTGCGCATCGCCCTTGTAGACGTCGGCATAGCGCGCCTGGAACATCGGGCGGTCCATGCAGCCCGCCATGGTGGTGGCGACTTCGTCATTGGTCGGCCAGATGTCCTTCAGGAACACGTCCTGACCATCCTTGCCCTGACCGATCGGGGTGGTGATGAAGTCCTCGATCACCGTGCCCTTGAGCGCATAAGCAACGACCAGCGGCGGCGAAGCGAGGAAGTTCGCACGAACGTCGGGCGACACGCGCCCTTCGAAGTTGCGGTTGCCGGAGATGACAGCAGCCGCGACAAGGCCGTTTTCGTTGATCGCCTTGCTGATCGGCTCGGCCAGCGGGCCGGAGTTGCCGATGCAGGTGGTGCAACCATAGCCCACCAGGTTGAAGCCGACGGCATCGAGGTGCGACTGAAGACCCGCCTTCTCCAGATAGTCGGTGACGACTTGGCTACCGGGGGCGAGCGAGGTCTTGACCCAGGGCTTGGGCTTCAGGCCCAGTTCGTTCGCCTTCTTGGCGACGAGGCCGGCGGCGACCAGAACGCCGGGGTTCGACGTATTGGTGCAGCTGGTGATCGCGGCGATGGTGACGTCGCCATCGCCAATGTCGAAATCCTTGCCCTCGACCGGAACGCGCTGCTGCGCCTTCTTGTAGACGTTCGCCATGTCGGCATTGAACACGTCATCGACTTCCGGCAGCGAAACGCGGTCCTGCGGACGCTTCGGCCCTGCAAGGCTGGGGACGACAGTGGAAAGGTCCAGTTCCAGCGTGTCGGTGAAGACCGGCTCGACGGCGGGGTCGATCCAGAAGCCCTGCTCCTTCGCATAGGCTTCGACCAGCGCGATATTCTCTTCGGTACGGCCGGTCAGACGCATGTAGTCGAGCGTCTTGTCGTCGATGCCGAAGAAGCCGCAGGTCGCGCCATATTCCGGCGCCATGTTCGCAAGCGTCGCGCGGTCGGCCAGCGACAGCGAGGCAAGGCCGGGACCGAAATATTCAACGAAGCGGCCGACGACGCCCTTCTGGCGCAGCATGGCGGTGCAGGTGAGCACGAGGTCGGTGGCGGTCACGCCTTCCTTCAGCGTGCCGGTCAACTTGAAACCGACGACTTCGGGAATGAGCATGGAGACGGGCTGGCCCAGCATCGCGGCTTCAGCCTCAATGCCGCCCACGCCCCAGCCCAGAACGCCCAGGCCGTTGATCATCGTGGTGTGGCTGTCGGTGCCGACGCAGGTGTCGGGATAAGCGACGGTCGCGCCGCTTTCATCCTGCGACGACCAGACGGCCTGCGCGATATTTTCCAGGTTCACCTGATGGCAGATGCCAGTGCCCGGGGGGACGGCGTAGAAGTTAGCAAGGCTCTTGCTGCCCCACTTCAGGAAGTCATAGCGCTCCAGATTGCGCTGATATTCGATCTCCACATTCTTCTCGAACGCCTTGGGCGTGCCGAATTCGTCGACCATGACCGAGTGGTCGATGACGAGGTGCACGGGAACCTGCGGGTTGATCTTGCTGGCGTCGGCGCCCAGCGCGGTCATCGCATCGCGCATAGCGGCGAGGTCGACGACGCAAGGAACGCCGGTGAAGTCCTGCATCAGCACGCGCGCGGGGCGATACTGGATCTCGCGCTCGGCCTTGCCCTTGTCATTCTGCCAATCGACGATCGCCTTGATGTCGTCGGTGGTGACGGTCACGCCATCTTCGAAACGGAGCAGGTTTTCCAGCAGCACCTTCATCGAGAAAGGCAGGCGCGAAACGTCGCCCAGCTTCGCAGCAGCCTTCTTCAGTGAATAATAGGCAATGTCCTTGCCGCCGACCTTCAAAGTGTCGCGCGTGCCGAGAGTGTCCTGTCCGATGGCGGTCATGAGTCGTGCGTCTCCTCGCAATGCCCGGCCAAGGGGCTAGGAGGATAACGACATTCCGCCGGGAGCCTGACCCGCACATGGGATGACGGGGGGCAAGATGGCGGGATGCGCCCCAACCGATGGCCGAAGCGGGTATGTCCCTTGATGGCCGCCGCCATAGCGACTGCCGTCGCCAAGTCAATGCGAAGGCGCGAAATGGAACGCTCTGGAAATCTTTATTGTAGACGGCGTCCGTGCACGCGGGATACATTGAGGTGTAATCGCGTTCTGGCAGATGGAGCGGATTACCAGGAAATAAAGCGGGTCGCGCGCTCTGACTTAAGTCGTTGTATCGCAGTGTTCTGAAATATCGATGATATTCTTCGCTGGATGAACCGATAAAATATGTCTGAGGAGGAAGAGACGATGCGCCCAGTTTCCAACCTCGTGACCGGCAAGTCATTTGACCCGGCCCTAAGGGGATACATCATCCATTATCATGTCGGGGAAGCCAACCACTGCCCCAGCTGTGGCCGAAGCCAATGGATGGTAGGCCGTCTGATGGCCGAATGTGCCTATTGCGAAACCGCCCTGCCGCTTGAAAATAACCGCGGCGTGGGCGCCTGCGCACGTTTTGTACAGACTCACACGACTGTCCCGCCCGGCGATCCGCTGACCGCCTGAACCGTGATCGCTGCCAACGGACTAATCAAATGGCAGCGACTCCCTCAACCTCCACGGTTTCATCGCCTGCATAATAGCCCTGCACGCGAACGCGCTTTTCAACGTGATCAACAGGGACGCGTAGCAACACGAGCCGGAAAGTTCCGCCCAGATCGCGCTGGAGCAGGAAACCGGCTTCGTCTCGCGTCAGTCTCCCGGTTTCGTCAACTCCAGCGCCAATCTCGATCATGCATTCAATCTATGGCGTTCTTGACCCCTTTTCCAGCCAGCAGGCCGAGAACAAGGAAGATGACGAACAGCGCGATCGCCAGGAAGAAGAGAATCTTCGCAATGCCGACAAAGGTGCCAGCCGCGCCGCCAAAGCCAAGAATGGCCAGCACCGCAGCGATCACCAGCGAAATGATGGCAAGACGGATCATGATGTAATCCTTCGCTATGAATAGATATTGTCTGAACCGATGACGGCGCTAGCCGGTTCCACGGCCGTTAGGGCTGCGATCTATTGCCCTCGCTTCAGAAACGTGCGGTCAGAACCAGAAACGAACGCCCATCACGAAACTGGCGACAGATGCGTTATCCCCACCGGTCCTTGCCATGCGAGCCGTTTCGCCCAGCTTACGCTCCCAGTTCACGCCCGCATAAGGCGCAAACTCGCGGGCGATTTCATAGCGCAGTCGCAGCCCCAATTCGACGTCCGACAATCCCGATCCTATGCCAAGCTCTGGAACATCCTGGGCGGCCAAGTTCAGTTCCGCCGCCGGTTGCAGGATCAGCCGCTGCGTGATGCGCTGGTCATAGCTTGCCTCCAGCCGCAAATGCCCGTCGCCCTTGTTCGACAGGAACGCCTGAGCGCTCACTTCAAACCAGTAGGGAGCAAGCCCATCAACCCCCGCCACCACATAAGTGCGGTCGGGATCGGGGCCGAAGTCCTGCCTCACGCCCGCCTCCAGATTGAACCAGGGATCGATCGCCCGGCTGTAGAGCGCCTGCACCTCCGCATGTTCGAGCCTGCCGCTCGCCTTGCCCTCGCCTTCCGATTTGAAAGCCAGGCGATTGATGTCGCCGCCGATCCAGCCCTCGCCTTCCCAATGATAGGCGTCGGCACCCTTGCCCGCGCGATATTCCAGGCGGTCCAGCATCAGTTTGGAAAAGCGCATGCCGCCGCTTTCCTTGAGCATGGCCGCGCGGGCACGCGCCATTTCAGCCGCGCCGTAGAAGGCATCCGCTGCATGATCCTTGGGCAGTGCTGGCGGCTCTGTTTGAGGGATATCCTGGTCGGCAGCAGGCTCGGCTTTGCTCGCATCGGCTGGGGAATGGGACGAATGATCCTCCACTTGCGGCGTCTGGTCCATGGAGCCATGGTGCATGTGGCTGTGGTCCATCTGCTGCGCCTGAGCAGGTAGCGTGGGAGAAAGCAGCACCAGCGCCGCGAGGGCGAACCTCATGCCGCCGCCCCCTCATGACGCACCGTCACGACGCGCATCATGCCCGCATGCATGTGCATCAGCATGTGACAGTGAAATGCCCAGTCGCCCAAGGCATCGGCGGTCAGGTCGAAACTCACCTTGCCGCCGGGAAGGACGTTCACCGTATGTTTGAGCGGATTATGTTCGTTCGCACCCGTCACGAGTTCGAAGAAATGTCCATGCAGATGGATGGGATGCGGCATCATCGTGTCGTTGATAAGGTTCACCCGCACCCGCTCCATGTGGCGGAACGGGATGGGCTCGGCGCCGTCGGACAGCTTCACCCCATCGAACGACCACATATAGCGTTCCATGTTCGCGGTGAGATGAATGTCGAGCGTCCGGTATGGCGTCCGCCGATCCCTGTGCGGATGCAATGATTTGAGGTCGGCATAGGTCAGCACCCGGTGCGGAACATTTTCCAGCCCCGTCGGCCGGTCAGCGGTTCGGTCCACAGGCATGGGAGAAAGCGTGGCGACGCCCGGCCCCATGCTGACCTGCGGCGCGACGGACTTGTCCCGCATCTTCATGGAATGCCCAGCCATACCTTCATTGGCAGGCTGGCTGAGGTCGATCACACCGCCTTGCCCCATGTCCATCCCGGACATGTCCATGCCCATATCCTTCATGCCCAACAGAGGACGCTCACGTAGCGGCGGCACCTCCGCAACCATGCCGATGCGCGGAGCCAATGTCGCGCGGACAAGGCCAGACCGGTCAATAGCCTCTGCGATCAGGCCATAGGGCTTGGCGTCGACGGGCTGAACCACGACATCATAGGTTTCCGCAATGCCGATCTGGCACTCGTCCGTTTCGACCGGCTGCACATGCTGGCCATCGCACTGCACCACCGTCATCGCCAGTCCCGGCAGTCGGACATTGAAGTTGGTCATGGCCGAAGCATTGATGATCCGCAGGCGCACCCGCTCACCCGGCGTGAAAAGGCCGGTCCAGTTTTCCGCTGTGCCGTGCCCA is a window from the Sphingobium sp. Cam5-1 genome containing:
- a CDS encoding glutamine amidotransferase, encoding MKKALIVRHVPREGAAGFLQPIEAAGYEIERIDVASPEFAHVDLCTPDLLIMMGGPMGVYEHDIHPWIPVQIDKLAARLEQDLPTLGVCLGSQMIAAALGARVYPGEVMELGFAPVALHGAGADSPLRHIQDVPVLHWHSDTFELPRGVELLASTKAYAHQAFRRGRNLLALQFHAEMGEDPRFEDWLTHFWADLDIAKQCGVALRRDHDEHGPGAVAAGRAMIGDWLAKLSG
- a CDS encoding CBU_0592 family membrane protein; amino-acid sequence: MTIFIELVGWLGALLVLGAYILVSAGRLSGSSAVFQWMNALGAAFFVLNTWWHGAIPSMVLNIIWSAIGFTALWRIWRGKTADGR
- a CDS encoding sensor histidine kinase, translated to MIGIAALWISILLLGGGLALDRVLSQAITRNFDDGLNYVLTAMIASAEIGPDGEVLFNRPLADQRFLEPNSGLYYQISAKGHEDWRSRSLWDRALRVLPEHDDRSFHAYDSKQFPGEDLRIMERTIVLPGSDTRWMFMVAAARAGLDDQITTLRSTLTQSFALLALGLIVLTTLQTLYGLQPLRRVRKEIVRMRAGEKNRVTEPMPSEVLPMVEELNALLAHNERQAEEARTHAGNLAHALKTPLTVIMNAATAQSADLGETVIREATTMRRQVDHHLARARAVGRRGAAQSRAEVWTSLQAVERAVQRLYPEARIDMDGDKEAAVRVERQDLDEMLGNLIENAAKYGGGSVFATVGRAGSMVEILVEDDGLGIPQEERTRIFDRGVRLDSGKPGTGLGLAIVRDVAEIYGGSVAMEESEDLGGLMVRLRLPAA
- a CDS encoding SIMPL domain-containing protein; protein product: MKSALALMAAAAAVSIPAMAVAQTNVTIAETAPVVTLNVTETVEAAPDQVVVGTGVQTRAPTAAQAMRDNAVKMDRLIATLAKAGIPKKDIQTSGINLSAQYDYSNQNGQPAGPRFIGYEASNQLTIKLRDIKKTGQLLDTLVEAGATNVNGPSFSIEDPTPMLAQARGAALKSAKAQADFYSQAAGYRTARLISIAESNSGGRPPMPMMTARFKADAAEATPVEPGQVGSSVTLTVQYALER
- a CDS encoding polyhydroxyalkanoate depolymerase; the protein is MTMLYSGYQALEDMLAPARFGAELALNLRDKMGPMADWPMPRRMFALMDVFQGARLTHKRPAYGVNEVRSGNALVAVREEVMLDLPFGNLLHFAKDDVETEQPRVLLVAPMSGHFSTLLRSTVRTLLRDHDVYITDWKNARDVPLSAGRFGFDDYVDYVITFMQELGPGAHMLSVCQPCVPAFAAVALMAEDGDAATPRSMTLMGGPIDPRAAPTVVNELSNERPIEWFERQLITSVPMRYRGAGRRVYPGFLQLSAFLSMNLERHGAQHRELYQLLADGKEEEAEKIKDFYQEYFAVLDMTAEFYLETVERVFQRTLLAKGELRHRGRLVNPGAIRKTALLTVEGEKDDICAVGQTAAAHALCTGLRPHLKRHHLQIGAGHYGVFSGSKWEKEVFPQVRNMILAMN
- a CDS encoding response regulator transcription factor codes for the protein MRLLIVEDEPSLGQQLRNTLEGAGYAVDLATDGEDGHFLGTTESYDAVVLDLGLPTIDGLTVLDRWRKEGRSFPVLVLTARDSWSDKVAGLDAGADDYLAKPFQSEELIARLRALIRRASGNASSELIAGDVRLDTRSGKVTLKGEPVKLTAQEYKLLSYLLHHKGKVVSRTELIEHIYDQDFDRDSNTIEVFVTRIRKKLGADVITTIRGLGYSLDEPGR
- a CDS encoding YbaN family protein; protein product: MRRALYLAAGFISLGLGALGIALPLLPTVPFMILAAFCFARSSPALEARLLDHQHFGPHIRRWRDKGAISRRGKKAALAAFTFSAVLALFLVPFPWFLIPVAAALIGGTWIWSRPEGDA
- a CDS encoding glutathione S-transferase; this translates as MAVAELTISSKIYSSWSLRGWLLCRLAGLRVTEKMVALENLENRAELLLLTPSVLVPRLTHEGASVWDTLAIAEYLHELYPNAGMYPKDRIARAHCRSISGEIHSGFANLRSALPMNLKVRHKKFPIFSGAKPDIERVEAIWTECLGSYGGPWLFGDSPTVADAMFAPVVQRFLTYAVALQGPAAAYCDTVNSWDLMREWIDDARKEPDEVEELDVEF